In Sphingobacterium zeae, one genomic interval encodes:
- a CDS encoding aspartate aminotransferase family protein — protein MKPFPVFEKVDIAIERALGCFVYDKQQQAYLDLYGGHAVISVGHSHPHVVEETIQQMNKIGFYSNAVTNDLQDRLAERLGNACGYPTYAVFYSNSGAEANENALKLASFHTGRRKVLAMSNAFHGRTSAAVSATDIRSIRAPLNDSEQFVFTPFNEISSLKKQLETEEYCAVIIEPIQGVGGIHRASPSFLQEVRAICTKTGTMLILDEIQCGYGRTGRFFAHQHAGIEADLITVAKGIANGLPMGATIISPKIKPVMGQLGTTFGGSHVVCAAALAVLDVIQKEQLIDNAAAVGEFLLTELRKIHGVSEVRGQGLMIGVEFENDIQHLREELLFSEKIFTGYAGRYTLRLLPPLCFTINHAETFLKSLRKLVQKEELADDVSVY, from the coding sequence ATGAAACCATTTCCCGTTTTTGAGAAAGTTGATATTGCAATAGAACGAGCCCTTGGTTGCTTTGTCTATGATAAACAGCAGCAGGCCTATTTAGATCTCTATGGTGGTCATGCCGTTATTTCTGTCGGGCATAGCCATCCGCATGTTGTTGAAGAAACTATACAACAGATGAATAAGATCGGATTTTATTCAAATGCAGTTACAAACGATCTTCAGGATCGTTTGGCCGAGCGCTTAGGTAATGCCTGTGGTTATCCTACATATGCTGTTTTTTACAGTAATTCGGGGGCTGAAGCAAATGAAAATGCACTGAAGTTAGCTTCGTTCCATACGGGAAGGAGGAAAGTATTGGCGATGTCAAATGCGTTTCATGGGAGAACCTCAGCCGCGGTTTCGGCAACGGATATCCGGTCGATTCGTGCACCATTAAATGACAGTGAACAATTTGTTTTTACACCCTTCAATGAGATCTCCAGTTTGAAAAAACAATTGGAAACCGAAGAATATTGTGCTGTGATCATTGAACCTATTCAAGGTGTCGGGGGGATTCATCGGGCAAGTCCTAGTTTCTTACAGGAAGTAAGAGCAATCTGCACGAAAACTGGGACTATGCTTATTTTGGATGAAATTCAATGCGGGTATGGGCGCACGGGACGTTTCTTTGCACATCAGCATGCTGGGATAGAAGCCGATTTAATTACGGTGGCCAAAGGGATTGCAAATGGCCTCCCGATGGGGGCGACAATTATTTCGCCTAAAATAAAGCCGGTCATGGGGCAATTGGGCACTACTTTTGGCGGTAGTCATGTGGTTTGCGCGGCGGCACTGGCTGTACTTGATGTCATCCAAAAAGAGCAATTAATTGATAATGCCGCAGCTGTAGGTGAATTTCTGTTGACAGAATTAAGAAAAATTCATGGCGTAAGTGAAGTGAGGGGGCAAGGATTGATGATTGGCGTAGAGTTTGAAAACGATATTCAACACCTACGGGAAGAACTTTTGTTTTCTGAAAAGATTTTTACAGGATATGCAGGACGCTATACCCTCCGACTATTACCGCCGCTCTGTTTCACCATAAATCACGCGGAGACATTTTTGAAGAGTCTACGGAAGCTTGTGCAGAAAGAGGAACTAGCCGATGATGTTTCGGTATATTGA
- the pdxR gene encoding MocR-like pyridoxine biosynthesis transcription factor PdxR, with translation MLRPWNLTIDIDRSSSKAIYIQIADNISADIQSGRLAKGTALPSSRSLAAQLKLNRNTVIDAIQLLLSEGWLVSQARRGIFVAAQLPYGSNLYVAQKIEFSDHQPLTRIIFDDGNPDSKIAPVEQLGRAYRQIFKRSARWKMMGYADPRGHLDFREEIANMLNIERNMHIDKNNLCISRGSQMAMYLVAQCLLQPNDYIFVESPGYHSAWKIFEKAGAKLIPIPVDTDGLIVEELLPHLLKKSNIKALYLTPHRQYPTTVTLSKERRSQLIVLSNQYNFTIIEDDYDYEFHFERVPYYPLASQQELINTVYIGTLSKVVAPALRIGYLATRNEQLLQQITELRYIIDIQGDNIMEQAVLELIQDATIRRHIRKATLLYKKKRDFMIAQLNKHLQDHVSYTSPQGGLAVWLSFKHQIDWAFLFQKLKEKSVHIPHPENYSRENVFGGIRLGYGSLSEELIEEGLIILAELLEQAKRSFR, from the coding sequence ATGCTTAGACCTTGGAATTTAACGATAGATATTGACAGATCCTCTTCAAAAGCGATTTATATCCAAATAGCGGATAACATTTCTGCTGATATACAATCAGGTCGATTGGCGAAGGGAACGGCCTTACCCAGTAGCAGATCTCTTGCAGCCCAACTAAAATTAAACCGAAACACGGTAATTGATGCCATACAGTTGCTGTTGAGCGAAGGCTGGCTGGTTAGTCAGGCACGTAGAGGTATATTTGTAGCGGCTCAATTACCTTATGGCTCTAACCTATATGTTGCACAAAAGATCGAATTCTCGGATCATCAGCCCCTTACGCGTATTATATTCGATGATGGTAATCCAGACAGCAAGATTGCCCCAGTAGAACAGCTCGGGCGGGCCTATCGTCAGATTTTTAAACGCAGCGCACGTTGGAAAATGATGGGCTATGCCGATCCCCGAGGACATCTTGATTTTCGGGAAGAAATCGCCAATATGCTCAACATCGAGCGCAACATGCACATTGATAAAAATAACCTATGCATCAGTCGTGGAAGTCAAATGGCCATGTACCTGGTCGCTCAATGCCTATTGCAGCCCAATGATTATATTTTTGTGGAGTCTCCTGGATACCATTCAGCCTGGAAGATCTTTGAAAAAGCCGGCGCGAAATTGATTCCTATTCCCGTAGATACCGATGGTCTTATCGTTGAAGAATTACTACCTCATTTATTGAAAAAGAGCAATATTAAGGCGCTATACCTTACCCCACATCGACAATATCCAACCACTGTCACATTAAGCAAAGAACGGAGATCACAATTAATAGTATTATCCAACCAATATAACTTTACGATCATTGAGGATGATTACGATTACGAATTTCATTTTGAACGAGTTCCCTATTATCCGCTCGCTTCACAGCAGGAGCTGATCAATACAGTATACATTGGTACGCTGAGCAAAGTTGTCGCACCAGCACTCCGTATCGGTTATCTGGCGACAAGAAACGAGCAGTTGCTCCAGCAGATTACCGAACTTCGCTACATCATCGATATACAAGGTGACAATATTATGGAGCAAGCTGTACTTGAACTCATTCAGGATGCAACAATTCGTAGACATATTCGAAAAGCAACGCTGCTTTACAAAAAGAAACGTGATTTTATGATCGCCCAATTGAACAAACATCTGCAGGATCATGTGAGCTATACTTCTCCACAAGGAGGATTGGCGGTTTGGCTATCTTTTAAACATCAAATCGACTGGGCATTTTTATTCCAAAAATTAAAGGAAAAATCAGTACATATACCGCATCCCGAAAACTACAGTAGAGAAAATGTTTTTGGCGGAATACGGCTTGGCTACGGATCCTTATCAGAGGAATTGATCGAAGAAGGACTAATCATTTTGGCTGAACTTTTGGAACAGGCCAAACGCTCCTTCCGCTGA
- a CDS encoding beta-ketoacyl-ACP synthase III has protein sequence MTERIPHRPYAAITGIGGYIPPNKRSNTDLEQFCDTSDEWIIKRTGIKERRILEENLATSDMAVKAIQDLAEQYHKNLKEVDALIVATSTPDMPMPATANIILEKLGLTNVWAFDVNAACSGFLYALDMAAALVETGRYKNVLVVGADNISTYVDLKDRSTNILFGDGAGVIWLEPSLEGGIMDAYLCSNGAGKEFLKIEAGGSLYPIDSNLPVNDNRFLKQDGKTVFRHAVQSMSDACNTVLQRNNLQIEDINWLIPHQANQRIIDAVGRSLNIPEDKALSNIEYLGNTIAATIPLCIWQNIKKLNTGDLVMLTAFGAGFSWGASIFKWMI, from the coding sequence ATGACGGAGAGAATACCCCACAGGCCATATGCCGCAATAACCGGTATTGGCGGATATATTCCACCGAATAAGAGATCAAATACAGATTTAGAACAGTTCTGCGATACATCCGATGAATGGATTATCAAACGTACAGGTATTAAGGAACGAAGAATTTTAGAAGAGAATCTTGCCACATCAGATATGGCTGTAAAAGCGATACAAGATCTGGCAGAACAATATCATAAAAACCTGAAAGAGGTAGATGCGCTCATTGTAGCGACTTCTACACCTGATATGCCGATGCCTGCAACAGCAAACATCATTTTAGAAAAATTAGGACTTACCAATGTTTGGGCTTTTGATGTTAATGCAGCTTGTTCTGGATTTCTATATGCCCTGGATATGGCTGCTGCTTTGGTGGAGACAGGGCGTTACAAAAACGTACTTGTTGTCGGGGCCGACAACATCAGTACGTATGTCGATTTAAAAGACCGTTCGACCAATATTCTTTTTGGTGATGGCGCTGGCGTGATATGGCTTGAACCATCTTTAGAAGGAGGAATTATGGATGCCTATCTATGTAGCAATGGAGCGGGAAAAGAGTTTTTAAAAATCGAGGCTGGAGGTTCTTTGTATCCCATCGACAGCAATCTCCCTGTAAACGACAACAGATTTCTGAAGCAAGATGGTAAAACTGTATTCAGACATGCTGTGCAGTCTATGAGCGATGCGTGTAATACCGTTTTGCAACGCAACAACCTCCAAATTGAAGATATCAATTGGTTAATCCCACATCAGGCTAATCAGCGCATCATTGATGCCGTTGGACGTAGTCTTAATATACCAGAAGACAAGGCGTTAAGTAATATCGAATACCTAGGAAATACCATTGCTGCCACGATCCCACTATGTATCTGGCAAAACATTAAAAAATTAAATACCGGTGACTTAGTCATGTTAACCGCCTTTGGTGCAGGTTTCTCTTGGGGAGCCAGCATATTTAAATGGATGATTTAA
- a CDS encoding multicopper oxidase family protein, translated as MSKKSNILTVVLLLMAHLTVLAQKVVRHDLYVRDTIVNYAGKSKRAIAVNGQIPMPTLTFTEGDTAEIVVHNELKESTSLHWHGIFLPNREDGVPHLTQEPIKPNSSYTYRFPIIQHGTHWYHSHSGLQEQVGMYGSLILNKRADDKTFRKGIDDLPAIPVILSEWTNYNPDNIQRMLHTANDWAAIKKGSTQSYVEAIQEGKFKTKVTNEWKRQLAMDVSDVYYDKVLMNGSHSTDLKSVNGKGLKAGDKVRLRISNGGASSYFWLRYAGGKITVVANDGNDVVPVEVDRLMIAVSETYDVVVTIPNEGTAYEFIATTEDRTQSASYFIGNGIKQLISPLPRLKYFEGMKMMNDMMKMNGDLNDMGMKMSLNQMDMNVVMYPEITGDGKKKEDHSKHSGMNHGQMNMDEDPNRYNANALGDIVTLNYAMLESPQATELPKEAPIRDLKFTLTGNMSRYVWSMDNKILSETDKIPVKKGEVLRITIYNNSMMRHPIHLHGFDFRLLNGKGSKAPLKNVVDIMPMETDTIEFLANEEGDWFFHCHILYHMMAGMNRVFAVDDYKNPNLPNKAKAYKELQMESNMTHFMAQNDFATNGNDGQAMFQNARWQLGSEWRLGYNDMHGYEVETHLGRYLGKMQWFMPFVGFDYRYRRMGEDEHEKNIFGQANKKDSRKALSLGFMYTLPMLVNFQAEVYHDGIVRLQLMREDIPISRRIRGDFMVNSDLEYMMGLNYVITKNMAFRTHYDSDMGFGVGLSLNY; from the coding sequence ATGAGTAAAAAGAGTAATATATTAACTGTTGTTTTATTATTGATGGCCCACCTGACGGTGCTGGCCCAGAAAGTGGTTCGTCATGACCTGTATGTACGGGACACCATTGTCAACTATGCCGGCAAATCAAAACGGGCAATCGCTGTAAACGGACAGATTCCGATGCCTACCTTGACTTTTACAGAAGGAGATACGGCGGAAATTGTAGTTCACAATGAGTTAAAGGAGAGTACGTCGCTACATTGGCATGGTATTTTTTTGCCGAACAGAGAAGACGGTGTACCGCATTTGACGCAGGAGCCGATAAAACCAAATTCATCTTACACCTATCGTTTTCCGATAATCCAGCACGGTACACATTGGTATCACTCGCATTCAGGCCTTCAGGAACAGGTTGGTATGTATGGTAGCCTGATTCTCAACAAGCGTGCAGACGATAAGACTTTCCGCAAAGGAATTGATGATTTACCCGCGATTCCTGTCATATTGAGTGAATGGACAAATTACAATCCAGACAATATTCAGCGGATGCTGCATACAGCAAACGATTGGGCCGCGATAAAAAAAGGTTCAACACAATCTTACGTTGAAGCTATTCAAGAAGGAAAGTTTAAGACAAAAGTTACGAATGAATGGAAACGTCAGCTCGCGATGGATGTCAGTGATGTGTATTATGATAAAGTCTTGATGAACGGGTCTCATTCTACAGATTTAAAGTCGGTGAATGGTAAAGGTTTAAAAGCAGGAGATAAAGTGCGTTTACGAATTTCCAATGGTGGTGCTTCGTCTTATTTTTGGCTGCGTTATGCCGGTGGCAAAATTACCGTCGTTGCCAATGATGGGAATGATGTAGTACCGGTGGAGGTCGATCGATTAATGATTGCTGTATCGGAGACTTATGATGTTGTTGTAACCATTCCGAATGAAGGTACAGCTTACGAATTCATAGCAACAACAGAAGATCGAACGCAATCTGCAAGCTATTTTATCGGTAATGGTATCAAACAGTTGATTTCCCCTCTTCCTCGCCTTAAATATTTTGAAGGTATGAAGATGATGAACGATATGATGAAGATGAATGGGGATCTCAATGATATGGGCATGAAGATGAGTCTGAATCAGATGGATATGAATGTGGTGATGTATCCCGAAATTACAGGTGATGGAAAGAAAAAAGAAGATCACAGTAAACATAGCGGTATGAATCATGGACAAATGAACATGGACGAAGATCCCAATCGTTATAATGCCAATGCATTGGGCGATATTGTCACGCTAAACTATGCGATGTTGGAATCTCCTCAAGCGACTGAACTGCCTAAAGAAGCGCCGATACGAGATCTTAAATTTACGCTTACGGGAAATATGAGCCGTTATGTATGGAGCATGGACAATAAAATTCTTTCTGAGACGGATAAGATACCTGTAAAAAAGGGCGAGGTATTGCGCATTACCATCTATAATAACTCAATGATGCGTCATCCAATACATCTGCATGGCTTTGACTTTAGATTGTTAAATGGAAAAGGATCAAAAGCGCCGTTGAAAAATGTGGTGGATATCATGCCCATGGAGACGGATACGATCGAATTCTTAGCGAATGAAGAAGGGGACTGGTTTTTTCATTGCCATATCCTGTATCATATGATGGCTGGGATGAATCGCGTGTTTGCTGTGGATGATTATAAAAACCCCAATCTTCCTAACAAAGCCAAAGCCTACAAAGAATTGCAAATGGAAAGTAATATGACCCATTTTATGGCGCAAAATGATTTTGCAACCAATGGAAATGACGGTCAGGCCATGTTTCAGAATGCACGTTGGCAGCTCGGTTCCGAATGGCGATTGGGGTACAACGATATGCACGGCTATGAAGTAGAAACCCACCTGGGAAGATACCTTGGGAAGATGCAATGGTTTATGCCATTTGTAGGTTTTGATTATCGTTATCGTCGAATGGGGGAGGATGAACATGAGAAAAATATTTTTGGACAGGCTAATAAAAAAGATAGTCGCAAAGCTTTGAGTCTGGGTTTTATGTATACTTTACCGATGTTAGTTAATTTTCAGGCGGAGGTGTATCACGATGGTATTGTGCGGTTACAGCTTATGCGTGAAGATATTCCGATCTCCAGAAGGATCCGTGGTGATTTTATGGTCAATTCAGATCTTGAATATATGATGGGGCTAAACTATGTCATCACCAAAAATATGGCCTTTAGAACGCATTATGATAGTGATATGGGTTTTGGTGTGGGCTTGTCATTAAATTATTAA
- a CDS encoding DUF3347 domain-containing protein — MKLISLLGLVISVLLSTQYTYGQIKNPKTATVKILGNTTAVKKIIEKVGSDGHNAIVDWHATSKLASITYDPSKTSADEVLKRIALAGFDNEKFLAPADVYAQLAKAEQYERVLKPASKNRAEQQVDHNKHNQGGQTTDNASHVHPSKITEPGIQKTAFGQLANHYLGLKDALVKTDAQGAAVKATALKEAIKAVDMNKLTPSEHTVWKKVMNSLAADASGIAQNKDVAKQRVTFASLSNALYELLRVSKLDGPIYYQHCPMYANGKGAHWLSKENAIKNPFYGAQMISCGSTVETLN, encoded by the coding sequence ATGAAATTAATTTCATTACTTGGTTTGGTAATCTCGGTATTACTATCCACTCAATATACATATGGACAAATAAAAAATCCAAAGACAGCTACAGTAAAGATCTTAGGAAACACTACGGCTGTTAAAAAGATAATTGAAAAAGTTGGCAGCGATGGACACAATGCGATCGTTGACTGGCATGCGACATCCAAACTAGCATCTATTACTTATGATCCTTCAAAAACAAGTGCTGATGAAGTTCTTAAGCGTATAGCATTGGCAGGCTTCGACAATGAAAAGTTCCTGGCTCCAGCTGATGTTTATGCGCAATTGGCTAAAGCTGAGCAATATGAACGCGTGCTAAAACCAGCATCAAAAAATCGAGCTGAGCAGCAGGTCGATCATAATAAGCATAATCAGGGCGGCCAAACAACAGATAATGCTTCCCATGTTCACCCTTCGAAGATAACAGAGCCTGGTATACAGAAAACAGCGTTTGGCCAGTTGGCAAACCATTATTTGGGGTTAAAAGATGCTTTGGTGAAGACCGATGCACAGGGAGCTGCAGTCAAAGCCACCGCGTTGAAGGAAGCGATAAAGGCCGTCGATATGAATAAACTTACTCCTTCCGAACATACGGTTTGGAAGAAGGTGATGAATAGTTTAGCAGCTGATGCATCGGGCATCGCCCAAAATAAAGATGTGGCTAAGCAACGCGTGACTTTTGCTTCTCTTTCAAACGCTTTGTATGAACTTCTGAGAGTGAGTAAATTGGATGGGCCTATTTATTATCAGCATTGTCCCATGTATGCTAATGGCAAGGGTGCGCATTGGCTCAGTAAAGAGAACGCGATAAAAAATCCTTTCTATGGGGCGCAAATGATCAGTTGTGGAAGTACTGTAGAAACGTTAAACTAA
- a CDS encoding alpha/beta hydrolase produces MTFKFLIISFFLFSPSLIFAQHYKTTTDVAYCKPNEANSYKKERCKLDIYIPTDRKNFATIVWFHGGGLEEGNKFIPLELKEKGVAVIAVNYRLSPKAKAPEYIEDAAEAVAWAFSNIANYGGDPSKIYVSGHSAGGYLALMVGLDKQYLQKFGVDADRIKGLAPISGQTNTHYTIKKERGQSMVIPQIDEFAPLSFVRKDAPPILLITGDQQLEMAARFEENAHLAAILKQVGHTKTSLYQLQGFDHGGVYAPACLLMLNWIRQMEK; encoded by the coding sequence ATGACCTTCAAATTCCTTATTATCTCGTTTTTCCTGTTTTCGCCAAGTTTGATTTTTGCGCAGCACTATAAAACGACAACCGATGTTGCGTATTGCAAACCTAACGAGGCGAATTCTTATAAGAAAGAACGTTGTAAATTGGATATTTATATCCCGACAGATCGTAAAAATTTTGCTACCATTGTTTGGTTTCATGGGGGGGGATTAGAAGAGGGGAATAAATTTATTCCACTTGAACTTAAAGAGAAAGGTGTGGCGGTTATAGCGGTCAATTATCGATTAAGTCCTAAAGCGAAAGCCCCCGAATATATTGAAGATGCTGCAGAAGCTGTTGCCTGGGCATTCTCAAACATTGCCAATTATGGTGGAGATCCTTCAAAAATTTATGTATCGGGACATTCGGCGGGTGGGTATTTGGCTTTAATGGTAGGATTAGATAAGCAATATCTTCAAAAATTTGGTGTTGATGCAGATCGTATAAAAGGCCTGGCGCCAATCAGTGGACAGACTAATACACATTATACAATAAAAAAGGAACGTGGACAATCGATGGTGATCCCTCAGATTGATGAGTTTGCACCACTTTCATTTGTACGTAAAGATGCGCCGCCCATCCTCCTGATCACCGGCGATCAACAATTGGAAATGGCTGCGCGGTTCGAGGAAAATGCACATTTGGCAGCAATATTAAAGCAGGTTGGGCATACAAAAACCTCACTCTATCAGCTGCAGGGCTTCGACCATGGTGGTGTATATGCGCCTGCCTGTCTGCTGATGCTTAACTGGATTAGACAAATGGAAAAGTAG
- a CDS encoding SRPBCC domain-containing protein: MEQIKIETAIDVRVETVWNAYNSAEDIMQWNHASDDWHCTSSINDLRIGGKFKNRMEAKDSSMGFDFEGSYTALEPFKKIAYVMPDGRHVEVNFNAKKSVTEVTIIFDAESENSIDMQRNGWKAILENFRSYVENTYANTQNA; encoded by the coding sequence ATGGAACAGATAAAAATTGAAACTGCTATCGACGTGCGCGTAGAAACGGTCTGGAATGCATATAACTCGGCAGAAGATATCATGCAATGGAACCATGCCTCAGATGATTGGCACTGCACAAGTTCAATCAATGACTTACGCATTGGAGGAAAGTTCAAAAATAGAATGGAAGCAAAAGATAGTTCGATGGGGTTTGATTTTGAAGGCAGCTATACCGCACTAGAGCCTTTTAAAAAAATAGCCTATGTCATGCCTGACGGACGTCATGTTGAAGTCAACTTCAATGCTAAAAAATCTGTAACTGAAGTCACCATAATTTTCGATGCTGAATCTGAAAATTCGATTGATATGCAGCGTAATGGATGGAAGGCCATACTCGAAAATTTCAGATCTTACGTAGAAAACACGTATGCGAATACACAAAATGCATAA
- a CDS encoding MaoC family dehydratase → MTIINNYEEYKAFEGKSLGESQWHVIDQKQINQFADATLDHQWIHLDSEKAKTDSPFKSTIAHGYLTLSLIPYLWKQIAEVRNVKMEINYGIENLRFAQPVLVDNAVQLHTLVKSVVNLRGVIKVTIEATLKIKDSAKPAYVGDVIFLYHFN, encoded by the coding sequence ATGACAATAATTAACAATTATGAAGAGTACAAAGCCTTTGAGGGAAAATCATTAGGCGAATCCCAATGGCATGTTATTGATCAAAAACAAATTAATCAATTTGCGGATGCAACACTCGACCATCAATGGATTCATTTAGATAGTGAAAAAGCAAAAACTGATAGCCCTTTTAAGTCAACTATCGCTCATGGCTATCTGACGTTGTCTCTCATTCCCTATTTATGGAAACAAATAGCTGAAGTAAGAAATGTCAAAATGGAAATTAATTATGGGATCGAAAACCTACGTTTTGCACAGCCCGTTTTGGTTGACAATGCAGTGCAGCTACATACACTGGTAAAGTCTGTCGTCAATTTAAGAGGTGTTATCAAGGTAACTATCGAAGCTACATTAAAAATCAAAGACAGTGCAAAACCGGCTTACGTAGGTGACGTGATCTTTTTATATCATTTCAATTAG
- a CDS encoding GNAT family N-acetyltransferase, with amino-acid sequence MLLLADETIHAIDKYLYDSLVYVVYEVKMPIAVFCLYPVDSETLEIKNIAVSPAFQGRGLGSQLLDFIKANYQQYANLIVGTADCGIAQIRFYERNGFVKYGIRKDFFIKNYERPIYENGQLLKDMIMLRYGK; translated from the coding sequence TTGTTGCTCTTAGCAGACGAAACAATACATGCAATCGATAAATACCTTTACGACTCCCTCGTTTATGTCGTATATGAAGTGAAAATGCCGATTGCTGTTTTTTGTTTATATCCGGTCGATTCAGAAACGTTGGAAATTAAAAACATCGCCGTATCTCCAGCATTTCAAGGCAGGGGACTCGGAAGTCAATTGCTTGATTTTATTAAGGCCAATTACCAGCAATATGCTAACCTGATTGTAGGTACCGCAGATTGCGGAATAGCACAAATTCGTTTCTATGAACGAAATGGATTTGTTAAATACGGAATTCGTAAAGACTTTTTTATCAAAAATTATGAGCGGCCTATATATGAAAATGGCCAGTTATTGAAAGATATGATTATGTTGAGGTACGGTAAATAA
- a CDS encoding bleomycin resistance protein produces the protein MKLTAIHPKLPMRDKSITKDFYVHQLGFSLIGNVEYEGYLMLKKDHIEIHFFEFKELSPEENYGMVYVRTDDIDRLYQSFQENNVTIHPNGKLDTKPWGQREFSILDPDSNLITFGHDAEFEKAH, from the coding sequence ATGAAACTGACCGCCATTCACCCCAAACTACCGATGCGCGATAAATCCATTACAAAGGATTTTTACGTACATCAACTTGGTTTTTCATTGATCGGGAACGTCGAATACGAGGGTTATCTGATGCTAAAAAAAGACCATATTGAAATCCATTTTTTTGAATTTAAAGAACTTTCACCCGAAGAAAACTATGGTATGGTGTACGTACGTACAGACGATATTGACCGCTTGTATCAATCTTTTCAGGAAAACAACGTAACTATACACCCTAATGGAAAACTTGACACCAAGCCTTGGGGGCAGCGTGAATTTTCAATTTTGGACCCCGACAGCAACCTCATAACCTTTGGGCATGACGCTGAATTCGAAAAAGCCCACTAA
- the cysM gene encoding cysteine synthase CysM: MGNIIDTIGNTPLVEITQFHTNPKVKIFAKMEGNNPAGSVKDRAALNMIRSAMERGDITQDSKLIEATSGNTGIALAMIAGIYGLSLELVMPASSTRERTLTMEAYGAKVTLLESMEICRDYAEEKAEKEGYYILNQFANPDNYQAHIKTTGPEIWRDTDGKITHFVSAMGTTGTIMGNSIYLKEKNAAIQIVGCQPTAESSIPGIRRWPEAYLPKIFDPRRVDRVLDISQQEATELARELVKREGVFAGMSTGGALAGALKIANEIEAGVIVFIACDRGDRYLSSDLFG, encoded by the coding sequence ATGGGAAATATCATAGATACGATTGGAAATACGCCATTAGTCGAGATTACGCAATTCCATACAAACCCGAAGGTGAAGATTTTTGCGAAAATGGAGGGTAATAATCCCGCTGGTTCTGTTAAAGATCGTGCGGCGCTCAATATGATCCGTTCAGCGATGGAACGTGGCGATATTACACAGGATAGCAAATTAATTGAGGCAACGAGTGGTAACACAGGAATCGCACTGGCTATGATTGCAGGTATATATGGGCTGAGCCTGGAACTTGTGATGCCCGCTTCTTCCACCCGCGAGCGAACGCTTACAATGGAGGCGTATGGAGCGAAAGTTACCCTGTTGGAATCGATGGAAATATGCCGTGATTATGCGGAAGAAAAGGCTGAAAAAGAGGGCTATTATATATTGAATCAATTTGCAAATCCAGATAATTACCAAGCACATATCAAGACCACAGGTCCTGAAATCTGGCGTGACACAGATGGCAAGATTACACATTTTGTCAGCGCCATGGGCACCACGGGGACAATCATGGGTAACTCCATCTATCTGAAAGAAAAGAATGCAGCCATTCAGATTGTAGGTTGCCAGCCTACTGCAGAATCATCCATACCAGGTATACGGCGTTGGCCCGAGGCCTATTTACCTAAGATTTTTGATCCGCGCAGAGTAGATCGTGTTCTAGATATATCCCAACAGGAGGCAACTGAGCTTGCTCGGGAGCTTGTTAAGCGCGAAGGTGTTTTTGCGGGGATGAGTACGGGGGGAGCTTTAGCCGGAGCACTTAAAATTGCGAATGAAATTGAAGCGGGCGTCATTGTATTTATTGCCTGCGATCGCGGTGACCGTTACTTGAGTTCGGATCTTTTCGGCTAA